One window of the Methanocaldococcus vulcanius M7 genome contains the following:
- a CDS encoding GMC family oxidoreductase N-terminal domain-containing protein, producing MEDFVIIGSGVAGSTIAKELREKYGENCRIAIIEKGDNPKYISEGKNVEVNYICGVGGSGIYSLGNAIKTKIKGYKINKSIYSEIWEELHIRSPSDDFLRDIDRKFADLGFKKMEKFINFNKCKKCGMCAKKLCEAKWTPINYLKKANVKIISNFNTIRIEKNDCWVVKDKKGRDIKTKNLIISAGGINSPRLLKKVIDDDNIGKNLFVDIFITIGGILKDSYLNKDISMLMCKQYKDFILTTHYSQLLYNEITKTEKTNKIKGIKEKDVIGIMIKIRDENNGIVLENELKKEITKNDFKILARGISKGSKYLHKLGVEEIYSTHPRGSHPGGSLSLVVDEFEVKEGLYVCDASLFKETLGLPPIVSIIALSKKLVKEIL from the coding sequence ATGGAGGACTTTGTAATTATCGGTTCTGGAGTGGCAGGATCTACAATAGCAAAAGAATTAAGAGAAAAATACGGAGAGAATTGTAGAATAGCGATCATTGAAAAAGGAGATAATCCAAAATACATATCGGAAGGAAAAAATGTTGAAGTAAATTACATCTGCGGTGTGGGAGGTAGTGGAATCTACTCGTTAGGAAATGCCATAAAAACGAAAATAAAGGGGTATAAAATAAACAAATCAATATACTCTGAAATATGGGAAGAATTGCACATAAGATCCCCAAGCGATGATTTTTTAAGAGATATTGACAGAAAATTTGCTGATTTGGGTTTTAAAAAAATGGAAAAATTTATTAATTTCAACAAATGTAAAAAATGTGGAATGTGTGCAAAAAAACTATGTGAAGCGAAGTGGACTCCAATAAACTACCTAAAAAAAGCTAATGTCAAGATAATATCAAACTTCAACACCATAAGAATTGAAAAAAACGATTGTTGGGTGGTTAAAGATAAAAAAGGACGAGATATAAAAACTAAAAACCTCATCATCTCAGCAGGAGGAATTAACTCCCCACGACTCTTAAAAAAAGTTATTGATGATGATAACATTGGAAAAAACCTATTTGTAGACATTTTTATAACAATCGGGGGGATTTTAAAAGACAGTTATTTAAATAAAGATATTTCAATGCTAATGTGCAAACAATATAAAGATTTTATACTCACTACACACTACTCTCAACTACTCTATAACGAAATAACAAAAACAGAAAAAACTAACAAAATAAAAGGAATTAAAGAAAAAGATGTTATTGGAATTATGATTAAAATAAGAGATGAAAATAACGGGATCGTATTGGAAAACGAACTTAAAAAAGAGATAACAAAAAACGATTTCAAAATATTAGCGAGAGGAATTAGTAAGGGATCAAAATATCTCCATAAACTTGGAGTGGAAGAGATTTATTCAACACATCCAAGAGGATCTCATCCAGGGGGAAGTTTAAGTTTGGTTGTTGATGAATTTGAGGTTAAGGAAGGGCTTTATGTTTGTGATGCTTCACTTTTCAAAGAGACACTTGGACTTCCCCCAATAGTTTCAATTATTGCCCTATCAAAAAAACTTGTAAAGGAGATATTATAG